One genomic segment of Candidatus Eisenbacteria bacterium includes these proteins:
- a CDS encoding glucosidase, translating into MSDAETRRLEADGRRLENWKRWGPYLSERQWGTVREDYSADGEVWEYFPHEHARSRAYRWGEDGLLGICDRECRLCFAISLWNGRDPILKERLFGLSGKQGNHGEDVKEVYFYLDSTPTHSYMKAIYRYPQSEFPYERLLEENRRRGLTDTEFEIADTGVFEGGRYFDVSVEYAKKSPNDILVRIEVWNRGPDEAPLHILPTLWIRNTWSWGRTGEGYFAKGKLSAPADGAILAEHETLGRFRLVTEGAAELLFTENETNRKLLFGTENDGPYVKDAFHDYVVRGRKSALNPGRLGTKAAALYRLTIPGGGRAAARLRLAAEAEMPKQPLAAEFDATLEARRREADQFYASRIPEGTTEDERRIMRQAYAGLLWTKQFYHYSVKDWLEGDPAQPKPPSARARVRNRDWAHLYNRDVLSMPDSWEYPWYAAWDLAFHMLPLARLDPEFAKHQLLLLLREWYMHPNGQIPAYEWELSDVNPPVHAWACWRVYKITAKRGERDRLFLKRAFQKLLLNFTWWVNRKDPDGLNIFSGGFLGMDNIGVFDRSRPLPTGGRLEQSDGTAWMAFYCGTMLSIALELATEDPAYEDLASKFFEHFVAITDAMNTLGGSGLWDEGDGFYYDQIYVDGMKIPLRVRSLVGLIPLIAVEVLEEEAIARLPGFGKRLRWFLENRKDLVRHISYMESGGGGHSHRLLAIPRRERLVRVLEYMLDENEFLSPYGVRSLSRYHRDHPFVFLVGGTEHRVDYSPGEATTPLFGGNSNWRGPIWFPVNYLLIEALERYHHFYGDSLRVACPARSGRLMNLQEVANEIAARLASLFRPDSTGRRPCLDEEAVFAQEPHSRDLLLFHEYFHGETGRGLGACHQTGWTALVTRCIELLAHARRAQPGLAGPRT; encoded by the coding sequence ATGAGCGATGCCGAAACCCGGAGGCTCGAGGCGGACGGGCGGCGCCTCGAGAACTGGAAGCGATGGGGGCCTTATCTCTCGGAGCGGCAATGGGGCACGGTCCGGGAGGACTACTCCGCCGACGGGGAGGTGTGGGAGTACTTCCCGCACGAGCACGCGCGGAGCCGTGCCTACCGCTGGGGGGAAGACGGTCTACTCGGGATCTGCGACCGTGAGTGCAGGCTTTGCTTCGCGATCTCCCTTTGGAATGGCCGCGATCCCATCCTGAAAGAGCGCCTCTTCGGACTGAGCGGAAAGCAGGGAAATCACGGCGAAGACGTCAAAGAGGTTTATTTCTACCTCGATTCCACTCCGACCCATTCCTACATGAAGGCGATTTACAGGTATCCTCAATCCGAATTTCCGTACGAGCGGCTGCTGGAGGAAAATCGCCGGCGCGGGCTCACCGACACTGAGTTCGAGATCGCGGACACAGGCGTCTTCGAAGGAGGACGCTACTTCGACGTTTCGGTCGAGTACGCCAAGAAATCTCCGAACGACATCCTCGTCCGCATCGAGGTCTGGAATCGAGGCCCCGATGAGGCCCCGCTCCACATCCTTCCGACCCTCTGGATCCGAAACACGTGGTCCTGGGGGCGGACCGGCGAGGGCTACTTCGCCAAGGGGAAGCTCTCGGCGCCGGCCGACGGCGCGATCCTGGCGGAGCACGAGACCCTGGGACGGTTCCGCCTCGTCACGGAGGGGGCAGCCGAGCTCCTGTTCACCGAGAACGAAACCAACCGAAAGCTTCTCTTCGGCACCGAGAACGACGGACCGTACGTGAAGGACGCGTTCCATGACTACGTGGTTCGCGGCAGGAAGAGCGCCCTGAATCCGGGCCGCCTGGGCACCAAAGCCGCGGCGCTCTATCGGCTGACGATTCCGGGGGGCGGGAGAGCCGCCGCGCGGCTTCGCTTGGCGGCCGAGGCCGAGATGCCGAAGCAGCCCCTCGCCGCCGAGTTCGACGCCACGCTGGAGGCGCGCCGCCGAGAGGCGGATCAGTTCTATGCGTCGCGGATCCCGGAGGGGACCACCGAGGACGAGCGCCGAATCATGCGCCAGGCGTACGCGGGGCTTCTCTGGACGAAGCAGTTCTACCACTACTCCGTGAAGGATTGGCTCGAAGGGGACCCCGCCCAACCGAAGCCGCCTTCCGCACGCGCGCGCGTGCGGAACCGGGACTGGGCGCACCTCTACAACCGCGACGTGCTCTCGATGCCCGACTCCTGGGAGTATCCCTGGTACGCCGCGTGGGATCTCGCGTTTCACATGCTCCCCCTTGCGCGGCTCGACCCCGAATTCGCGAAGCACCAGCTGCTTCTCCTGCTGCGCGAATGGTACATGCACCCGAACGGACAAATCCCCGCGTATGAATGGGAGCTCTCGGACGTCAACCCGCCCGTGCACGCCTGGGCCTGCTGGCGCGTGTACAAGATCACGGCCAAGCGCGGCGAGCGCGACCGGCTCTTTCTCAAACGCGCATTTCAAAAATTGCTCCTCAATTTCACCTGGTGGGTGAACCGGAAGGACCCCGACGGGCTGAACATCTTCTCGGGCGGGTTTCTGGGGATGGACAACATCGGCGTGTTCGACCGCTCGCGCCCGCTTCCGACCGGCGGCCGTCTGGAGCAGTCGGACGGCACGGCCTGGATGGCCTTCTACTGCGGCACGATGCTCTCGATCGCGCTCGAGCTGGCGACCGAAGATCCGGCCTACGAGGACCTCGCCTCGAAGTTCTTCGAGCATTTCGTCGCCATCACGGACGCGATGAACACGCTCGGCGGGAGCGGGCTCTGGGACGAGGGAGACGGGTTTTACTACGACCAGATCTACGTCGACGGAATGAAGATTCCCCTCCGGGTGCGATCGCTCGTCGGGCTCATTCCACTGATCGCGGTGGAGGTCCTGGAGGAGGAAGCGATCGCGCGGCTACCGGGCTTCGGGAAGCGCCTCCGCTGGTTCCTGGAGAACCGGAAGGACCTGGTGCGGCACATCTCCTATATGGAATCCGGCGGCGGCGGGCACTCGCACCGCCTCCTGGCGATCCCGCGCCGCGAGCGCCTCGTCCGCGTGCTCGAATACATGCTGGATGAGAACGAGTTCCTGTCCCCCTACGGCGTCCGCTCGCTTTCGCGATACCATCGGGACCACCCGTTCGTGTTCCTCGTCGGCGGTACGGAGCACCGCGTGGACTACTCGCCCGGCGAGGCGACCACCCCGCTCTTCGGCGGGAATTCGAACTGGCGCGGTCCGATCTGGTTCCCGGTGAACTACCTTCTGATCGAGGCTCTCGAGCGCTACCACCATTTCTACGGTGACTCCCTTCGTGTGGCGTGCCCGGCCCGATCCGGACGGCTCATGAACTTGCAGGAAGTGGCGAACGAGATCGCCGCCCGGTTGGCGTCGTTGTTCCGCCCGGATTCCACCGGCCGCCGCCCGTGTCTCGACGAGGAGGCTGTCTTCGCCCAAGAGCCGCACTCCCGCGATCTGCTCCTCTTCCACGAGTATTTCCACGGCGAAACCGGCCGCGGGCTGGGCGCATGCCATCAGACCGGTTGGACCGCGCTCGTCACACGCTGCATCGAGCTCCTAGCGCACGCACGACGCGCCCAGCCTGGTCTCGCGGGCCCCCGGACCTGA
- the murJ gene encoding murein biosynthesis integral membrane protein MurJ, whose translation MTESREVPPPPDDAVAARPARQTAPPPETGLARAAGIVSLATLASRLMGLIREQVFAAFFGAGFAVDAFQVAFRIPNLLRDLFAEGAMSAAFVPTLTRVQETEGREAAMRLANLVINFLLVTVSTICLFGMAFADRIVPWMAPGFGQVPGKLELTTQLTRIMTPFLLLVALAAAVMGVLNTRRVFFIPAVAPTMLNLALIASGFLIAPICPRFGLEPIVGMAFGVLLGGLGQLLIQVPALWAQGFRWRPEISFRDPGVLRIVTLMAPAAVGLAATQVNIFVNTFLASLLPQGSVSWLNYAYRLMQLPIGLFGVAIATVTLAEVSRHAARREMPELKRTISFSLRFGLFLTLPATMILIALAHPIVALLYQHGRFGAEDSWQTAQALWGYAVGLSAFSAVRVLVPVYYSLGMTRIPVTISFVTIAINVVLNIMLMGPLRHRGLALATSISSVLNFFLLFEVLRRKIGPMGGRALSLAAGKIFFASLIAALAALAVAWGVEHSLGLTSVLARLLVVGSGLAAAAAVYLAAVFALRIGESAPLFAFVARFLRRPGPGSAGGPGR comes from the coding sequence GTGACCGAGAGCCGCGAAGTCCCGCCGCCGCCCGATGATGCCGTCGCGGCTCGGCCGGCGCGCCAGACGGCCCCGCCGCCGGAGACCGGTCTGGCCCGCGCCGCCGGAATCGTCTCCCTCGCCACGCTCGCCAGCCGCCTCATGGGGCTCATCCGCGAGCAGGTTTTCGCGGCATTCTTCGGAGCCGGCTTCGCGGTCGACGCCTTCCAGGTCGCCTTCCGGATTCCCAACCTGCTTCGCGACCTCTTCGCCGAAGGAGCGATGAGCGCCGCTTTTGTCCCGACGCTGACCCGGGTTCAGGAAACCGAGGGGCGCGAGGCCGCGATGCGCCTTGCAAACCTCGTCATCAACTTCCTGCTCGTGACCGTATCCACGATCTGCCTGTTTGGAATGGCATTCGCGGACCGCATCGTCCCTTGGATGGCGCCAGGGTTCGGGCAGGTGCCGGGAAAGCTCGAGCTGACGACCCAGCTGACCCGGATCATGACGCCCTTTCTCCTGCTCGTGGCGCTCGCGGCCGCGGTCATGGGCGTCCTGAACACGCGCCGGGTGTTCTTCATCCCCGCGGTCGCTCCCACGATGCTGAACCTGGCGCTCATCGCCTCCGGATTCCTCATCGCGCCGATTTGCCCCCGCTTCGGGCTCGAGCCGATCGTCGGAATGGCGTTCGGCGTCCTCCTCGGCGGGCTGGGACAGCTACTCATCCAGGTCCCCGCGCTATGGGCCCAGGGATTTCGATGGCGCCCGGAAATCTCATTCCGTGACCCGGGGGTGCTCCGCATCGTGACGCTCATGGCGCCGGCCGCGGTGGGGTTGGCGGCCACGCAGGTGAACATCTTCGTGAACACGTTTCTCGCCTCGCTCCTCCCTCAAGGAAGCGTCTCCTGGCTCAACTACGCGTACCGGCTCATGCAGCTTCCGATCGGGCTGTTCGGCGTCGCGATCGCCACGGTGACGCTCGCCGAGGTCTCGCGCCACGCGGCCCGACGGGAAATGCCGGAGCTCAAGCGCACGATCTCCTTTTCACTCCGGTTCGGATTGTTTCTCACCCTGCCGGCGACCATGATCCTGATCGCGCTCGCCCACCCGATCGTGGCGCTCCTCTACCAGCACGGACGGTTCGGCGCGGAGGACTCCTGGCAGACCGCTCAGGCGCTCTGGGGATACGCGGTCGGACTCTCGGCGTTCTCCGCCGTGCGTGTTCTGGTGCCCGTGTATTACTCCCTCGGAATGACCCGCATCCCCGTCACGATCTCGTTCGTGACGATCGCGATCAACGTCGTGTTGAACATCATGCTCATGGGGCCTCTGCGGCACCGCGGGCTCGCGCTCGCGACCTCGATCTCCTCGGTCCTGAATTTTTTCCTCCTCTTCGAGGTGCTGCGGCGAAAGATCGGCCCCATGGGCGGCCGCGCGCTCTCGCTCGCCGCGGGCAAGATCTTCTTCGCTTCCCTGATCGCCGCGCTTGCGGCGCTCGCCGTGGCATGGGGGGTCGAGCATTCGCTCGGGCTCACGAGCGTCCTCGCGCGCCTCCTGGTCGTCGGGAGCGGCCTCGCCGCGGCCGCCGCGGTCTATCTGGCGGCCGTATTCGCGTTGAGGATCGGGGAGAGCGCGCCGCTGTTCGCCTTCGTCGCTCGTTTCCTGAGACGCCCAGGGCCCGGTTCGGCCGGCGGGCCGGGGCGATGA
- a CDS encoding deoxyribonuclease IV — MKRPHSITPIRLAERPPDPGPLIGAHMSIAGGMSRAIERALAVRARVVQVFTSNTNQWKGRRLLPAEIRSFREAWERSGLRAVVAHDCYLINLASPRAALRRRSIQALAEELSRCEKLGIPFLVTHPGAHMGRGVREGCDRVAASLNEARAIASAPSVTVLLETVAGQGTTIGRRFEELARIRDHVARPDLVQICLDTCHVHAAGYDIVTEGGYEQTIQEFDGILGLEALRAIHFNDSKTGRGSLVDRHEHIGRGYLGTEPFARMLRDPRLSAIPKLLETPKGKDGVVMDRRNLALLRRLWIERPGG; from the coding sequence ATGAAGCGGCCGCATAGTATCACCCCCATTCGACTGGCTGAGAGGCCGCCCGACCCGGGGCCCTTGATCGGCGCGCACATGAGCATCGCGGGGGGAATGTCGAGGGCTATCGAGCGGGCCCTGGCGGTCCGGGCCCGCGTCGTACAGGTATTCACCAGCAACACCAACCAGTGGAAGGGGAGGCGGCTCCTTCCCGCGGAGATCCGCTCCTTCCGCGAGGCCTGGGAGAGAAGCGGCCTTCGAGCGGTCGTGGCCCACGACTGTTACCTCATCAACCTCGCCTCGCCTCGCGCCGCCCTCCGAAGGCGCTCGATCCAGGCCCTTGCCGAGGAGCTTTCCCGCTGCGAGAAGCTCGGGATTCCCTTCCTCGTGACCCACCCCGGTGCGCACATGGGCCGCGGGGTACGCGAAGGGTGCGACCGCGTCGCCGCTTCCCTGAATGAGGCGCGCGCGATCGCCTCGGCCCCCTCCGTGACGGTCCTTCTCGAGACCGTGGCCGGCCAGGGCACAACGATCGGGCGTCGCTTCGAGGAGCTGGCGCGCATCCGCGACCACGTGGCACGTCCTGACCTGGTCCAGATCTGCCTCGATACGTGCCACGTCCACGCCGCCGGATACGACATCGTGACCGAGGGCGGATACGAACAGACAATCCAGGAGTTCGACGGCATATTGGGCCTGGAAGCGCTCCGCGCCATCCACTTCAACGATTCCAAGACGGGGCGTGGGAGCTTGGTCGACCGCCACGAGCACATCGGCAGGGGCTATCTCGGAACCGAGCCCTTCGCCCGCATGCTGCGCGATCCGAGGCTCAGCGCGATCCCCAAGCTGCTGGAGACGCCGAAGGGAAAGGACGGAGTTGTGATGGACCGAAGGAACTTGGCGCTATTGAGACGGCTGTGGATCGAGAGGCCGGGGGGCTAG
- a CDS encoding NUDIX domain-containing protein — translation MLMCAPIKGPGSGGLSASRMGVILCGRFMGIPGPSFRLRKGVVRPIFPRTERFPSPGGRTKPMKDKGKGQARRTGDARRAAVRPTRPVARFCMVCGGTMRTIREHGVRRRACSRCGFIGYRNPVPACGVLVRREGLILLARRGHEPRKNAWGIPAGFMEYGEHPEVTAVREALEETGLRVRLTGLFGVYAARDDPRARAVLILYHARVVGGRLQPGDDAIELGYFPLGRLPRPIAFRAHREALRDLRRMNREKNR, via the coding sequence ATGCTCATGTGCGCGCCGATCAAGGGCCCCGGGTCGGGCGGCCTCTCAGCCAGTCGAATGGGGGTGATACTATGCGGCCGCTTCATGGGAATACCCGGTCCGTCTTTCCGCTTGAGGAAGGGCGTAGTCCGGCCGATTTTTCCAAGGACGGAGCGTTTCCCGTCTCCGGGGGGCCGTACCAAGCCTATGAAGGATAAGGGGAAAGGGCAAGCCCGCCGGACAGGGGACGCGAGGCGCGCCGCGGTGCGCCCCACGCGCCCCGTAGCGCGGTTTTGCATGGTATGCGGCGGCACCATGCGCACGATCAGGGAGCACGGAGTCCGCCGCCGCGCCTGCTCCCGCTGCGGATTCATCGGGTATCGAAATCCCGTGCCCGCGTGCGGGGTTCTCGTCCGGCGGGAGGGGTTGATCCTGCTAGCGCGACGAGGGCACGAGCCGCGCAAGAATGCTTGGGGCATTCCGGCCGGCTTCATGGAGTACGGGGAGCATCCCGAGGTGACCGCGGTACGCGAGGCGCTCGAGGAGACAGGGCTCAGGGTTCGCTTGACCGGGCTTTTCGGGGTCTACGCGGCGCGGGACGATCCGCGTGCCCGTGCGGTGTTGATCCTCTACCACGCCCGCGTGGTCGGGGGAAGGCTTCAACCGGGCGATGACGCGATCGAGCTGGGGTATTTCCCGCTCGGTCGGCTGCCGCGCCCGATCGCGTTCCGCGCCCATCGGGAAGCGCTGAGGGATTTGCGCCGGATGAATCGGGAGAAGAATCGATGA
- a CDS encoding DNA repair exonuclease: MSVRILHLADLHLGAAFPSMGERAQERTRDLLNAFLRAIEFASSPKHPVDLVAIAGDLFDTHDPDEGLVFQVESSFERLSKAKVPVFLVPGTHDAYSYRRSVYRRLRLPEGSALLAEPRLQPGARLTIRGETVQMYGVAYDPAVAARPLGDFSRSGTADYHVGILHGALQDSPTWKIRPSDLPINRGEVAACGLHYLALGHYHNFVEVREGGSVAVYPGTLEGRKFGEDGPRHLLIVTLSRGTVSIERKPWNTRTLSQVAVEFVGADVHDEHQLIDRIAAFAGDGEIVRVRLEGAADFVFEPERIAARIRDRFFHLEIDDHTYLLDAALLGRFRDEATIRGAFVRRTLERLSRAQTQQEKEIATLALRIGLAEFQNPRHAV, from the coding sequence ATGAGCGTTCGCATCCTGCATCTCGCCGACCTGCATCTCGGGGCCGCGTTCCCATCCATGGGGGAGCGGGCTCAGGAGCGCACGCGCGATCTGCTCAACGCGTTCCTGCGCGCGATCGAGTTTGCTTCCTCTCCCAAGCATCCGGTGGACCTGGTCGCGATCGCCGGGGACCTGTTCGACACCCACGACCCCGACGAGGGCCTCGTCTTCCAGGTCGAGTCTTCCTTCGAGCGCCTTTCCAAGGCGAAGGTGCCCGTCTTTCTCGTGCCGGGAACCCACGACGCGTATTCCTACCGTCGATCGGTGTATCGCCGGCTCCGCTTGCCCGAGGGCTCCGCGCTCCTCGCCGAGCCGCGGCTTCAGCCGGGGGCGCGCCTCACGATCCGAGGCGAGACGGTGCAAATGTACGGGGTCGCCTACGACCCGGCCGTCGCCGCCCGCCCGCTCGGCGATTTCTCCCGCTCCGGCACGGCCGACTACCACGTGGGGATTCTCCACGGCGCGCTGCAAGACAGCCCCACCTGGAAAATCAGGCCCTCCGATCTCCCGATCAACCGGGGCGAAGTCGCTGCCTGCGGCCTGCACTACTTGGCTCTCGGCCACTATCACAACTTCGTCGAAGTGCGCGAGGGGGGCTCGGTGGCGGTATACCCGGGAACGCTCGAGGGCAGGAAATTCGGCGAGGACGGCCCGCGCCACCTCCTCATCGTGACCTTGAGCCGCGGCACGGTCTCGATCGAGCGCAAGCCCTGGAACACGCGCACCCTCTCCCAGGTCGCGGTCGAGTTCGTGGGGGCCGACGTGCATGACGAGCACCAGCTGATCGACAGGATCGCCGCCTTCGCCGGGGACGGTGAAATCGTCCGGGTGCGCCTCGAGGGCGCGGCCGATTTTGTGTTCGAACCCGAGCGCATTGCCGCCCGGATCCGGGACCGTTTCTTTCACCTGGAAATCGACGACCATACCTACCTCCTGGACGCGGCGCTCCTGGGTCGATTTCGCGACGAGGCCACGATCCGTGGCGCGTTCGTGAGGCGCACGCTGGAGCGGCTCTCGCGGGCGCAAACCCAGCAGGAAAAGGAGATCGCGACGCTCGCGCTCAGGATCGGGCTCGCCGAGTTCCAGAACCCACGCCATGCGGTTTGA